The following coding sequences lie in one Isoptericola variabilis 225 genomic window:
- a CDS encoding anti-sigma factor gives MTGMEPTPRPVGRAADPYREWDAAYVLGALGPAERRAYEEHLAGCAACREAVAELAGMPGLLSSLPPEHALALLDDTSQTAASADIVPFSALAARARRHRARRRSLALVAAVALVVGGVVTGLALGSAGPEGEAPGGVPSSGTVAEGTAVELEPVGAIDVRATLTATPRPWGTQLEWSCSYPARSAGQRYDAAEPVAYELVLVDRDGGRTVAATWSASGTESRGLSAASAVPLDDVARVEIAVAGGQALAAAEL, from the coding sequence ATGACCGGGATGGAGCCGACGCCGCGGCCGGTCGGGCGCGCCGCCGACCCGTACCGCGAGTGGGACGCCGCCTACGTGCTCGGCGCGCTCGGCCCGGCCGAGCGCCGCGCGTACGAGGAGCACCTCGCCGGGTGCGCCGCCTGCCGCGAGGCCGTCGCCGAGCTCGCCGGCATGCCCGGCCTGCTGTCCTCCCTCCCGCCCGAGCACGCCCTCGCGCTGCTCGACGACACCTCCCAGACCGCCGCGAGCGCCGACATCGTCCCCTTCTCGGCGCTCGCGGCTAGGGCCCGTCGTCACCGTGCCCGACGGCGGTCGCTCGCCCTCGTCGCGGCCGTCGCCCTTGTCGTGGGTGGCGTCGTGACCGGACTCGCGCTCGGTTCGGCCGGACCCGAGGGCGAGGCACCCGGGGGAGTGCCGTCGTCGGGCACGGTGGCGGAGGGGACCGCCGTCGAGCTCGAGCCCGTCGGCGCGATCGACGTCCGCGCGACGCTCACGGCGACGCCGCGTCCGTGGGGCACGCAGCTCGAGTGGAGCTGCAGCTACCCCGCGCGGTCGGCGGGCCAGCGGTACGACGCGGCGGAGCCGGTCGCGTACGAGCTCGTCCTCGTCGACCGTGACGGCGGGCGGACCGTCGCCGCGACGTGGAGCGCGTCGGGCACCGAGTCGCGCGGGCTGTCGGCCGCGTCCGCCGTGCCGCTCGACGACGTCGCGCGCGTCGAGATCGCCGTCGCAGGCGGGCAGGCGCTCGCGGCTGCGGAACTGTGA
- a CDS encoding sigma-70 family RNA polymerase sigma factor, with amino-acid sequence MPTDEQLLEAIHAAHAGALHRYVARLVRDDAEAQDVVQESLLRLWKHTEVLERPEESVRAWLFTVARHLVVDRLRSARHAHERTTDHVPETPEPDATQAVLDAWLVADALVEISPEHRAVVVGAYYRGRTVAELAEEQDVPPGTVKSRLHYALRALRLALQEKGVTP; translated from the coding sequence GTGCCCACCGACGAGCAGCTCCTCGAGGCGATCCACGCCGCGCACGCCGGTGCGCTGCACCGCTACGTCGCCCGCCTCGTGCGCGACGACGCCGAGGCGCAGGACGTCGTCCAGGAGTCGCTGCTGCGGCTGTGGAAGCACACCGAGGTGCTCGAGCGGCCCGAGGAGTCGGTGCGGGCCTGGCTCTTCACCGTCGCGCGGCACCTCGTCGTCGACCGGCTCCGCAGCGCCCGGCACGCCCACGAGCGCACGACCGACCACGTGCCCGAGACGCCCGAGCCCGACGCCACCCAGGCCGTCCTCGACGCCTGGCTCGTGGCCGACGCGCTCGTCGAGATCTCGCCCGAGCACCGCGCCGTCGTCGTCGGCGCCTACTACCGCGGGCGCACGGTCGCCGAGCTCGCCGAGGAGCAGGACGTGCCGCCCGGGACCGTCAAGTCCCGGCTGCACTACGCGCTGCGTGCGCTCCGTCTCGCGCTGCAGGAGAAGGGAGTGACGCCATGA
- a CDS encoding YceI family protein, with product MRRAAKVAIGVGVAVVVGGAAAVAWGPGLYADWANRAAAEAPALEATGAPVPEETAGLDGVWVVADGSFAGYRVHEVLRGEDVTVTGRTEEVTGSVTIADGTLTDAEVVVDIESVRTDEPPRDAYFRGTVMEVGTYPTATFVLTEPAPLEPGQTAVELTGDLTIRDVTREVTVDAEVATTDDGAHVVGSVPLTFADYGVEAPALAFVRVDGEGSIEFSLRLEREG from the coding sequence GTGCGCAGGGCGGCGAAGGTGGCGATCGGCGTGGGCGTGGCCGTCGTGGTCGGCGGCGCTGCGGCCGTCGCGTGGGGTCCCGGCCTGTACGCGGACTGGGCCAACCGGGCCGCGGCCGAGGCGCCCGCGCTCGAGGCGACGGGCGCGCCGGTCCCCGAGGAGACCGCGGGGCTCGACGGCGTGTGGGTCGTCGCCGACGGCTCGTTCGCCGGGTACCGGGTCCACGAGGTGCTGCGCGGCGAGGACGTCACGGTCACCGGCCGCACCGAGGAGGTCACGGGCTCGGTCACGATCGCGGACGGCACGCTCACCGACGCGGAGGTCGTCGTCGACATCGAGAGCGTGCGCACCGACGAGCCGCCGCGCGACGCGTACTTCCGCGGCACGGTCATGGAGGTCGGCACCTACCCGACCGCGACGTTCGTGCTCACCGAGCCGGCGCCGCTCGAGCCCGGCCAGACCGCCGTCGAGCTCACGGGCGACCTCACGATCCGCGACGTCACACGCGAGGTCACCGTCGACGCCGAGGTCGCCACGACCGACGACGGCGCGCACGTCGTCGGCAGCGTTCCCCTCACGTTCGCCGACTACGGCGTCGAGGCGCCCGCGCTCGCGTTCGTGCGGGTCGACGGCGAGGGCAGCATCGAGTTCTCGCTGCGGCTCGAGCGCGAGGGGTGA
- a CDS encoding hydroxymethylpyrimidine/phosphomethylpyrimidine kinase has product MSTTPSLAYVIAGSEATGGAGIQADLKTFQQLGVYGVGTLTCIVSFDPKNGWRHRFVPVDPQVIADQFEAATAAHDLDTVKIGMLGTPATIDVVSRSLASRPWRHVVLDPVLICKGQEPGAALDTDTALREQVLPQATVVTPNLFEAKTLAGMDAIESVDDLAEAARRIHAQLDTSAGPRYVVAKGGVELPGPDAVDVLFDGAEVTVLSAPKVGEERVSGAGCTFAAAITAELAKGADVADAVRTAKDVVTAGIRARVGAATPFDTVWQGAYTAA; this is encoded by the coding sequence ATGAGCACCACCCCTTCGCTCGCGTACGTGATCGCCGGCTCCGAGGCCACCGGCGGGGCAGGCATCCAGGCGGACCTCAAGACGTTCCAGCAGCTCGGCGTCTACGGCGTCGGCACGCTGACGTGCATCGTGTCGTTCGACCCGAAGAACGGCTGGCGCCACCGGTTCGTCCCGGTCGACCCGCAGGTGATCGCCGACCAGTTCGAGGCCGCCACGGCTGCGCACGACCTGGACACCGTCAAGATCGGCATGCTCGGCACCCCCGCGACCATCGACGTCGTCTCCCGGTCGCTCGCGAGCCGGCCGTGGCGCCACGTCGTGCTCGACCCGGTCCTCATCTGCAAGGGCCAGGAGCCGGGCGCGGCGCTCGACACCGACACGGCGCTGCGCGAGCAGGTCCTGCCGCAGGCGACGGTCGTGACGCCCAACCTCTTCGAGGCGAAGACCCTCGCGGGCATGGACGCGATCGAGTCGGTCGACGACCTCGCCGAGGCCGCCCGCCGCATCCACGCGCAGCTCGACACGTCCGCGGGCCCGCGCTACGTCGTCGCCAAGGGCGGCGTCGAGCTGCCGGGCCCGGACGCCGTCGACGTGCTGTTCGACGGCGCGGAGGTCACCGTCCTGAGCGCGCCCAAGGTCGGCGAGGAGCGCGTCTCGGGCGCCGGCTGCACGTTCGCCGCGGCCATCACGGCCGAGCTCGCCAAGGGCGCCGACGTCGCGGACGCCGTGCGCACCGCCAAGGACGTCGTCACCGCGGGCATCCGGGCGCGCGTCGGCGCCGCGACGCCGTTCGACACCGTCTGGCAGGGCGCGTACACGGCCGCGTGA
- a CDS encoding deoxyribonuclease IV → MSVKIGAHVDLSDAVAQAKEIGADVVQVFVSDPQAWKVPPIEHPGGTEAFREEAAAAGLDVYVHAPYVINVASTNNRIRIPSRKLLQQVMVRAEEIGAKGVIVHGGHVTAKDDPAAGFDNWRKAIDALESDVPVLIENTAGGDFSMARRLERIEQLWAAVMQANGAENVGFTLDTCHAWAGGIDLATAVDEIRGITGRIDLVHANDSRDAAGSGADRHTHFGLGMIPEELLVGVIATAGAPVICETHGDMGPDIAWLRERLA, encoded by the coding sequence ATGAGCGTGAAGATCGGTGCCCACGTCGACCTGTCCGACGCCGTCGCGCAGGCCAAGGAGATCGGCGCGGACGTCGTCCAGGTGTTCGTGTCGGACCCGCAGGCGTGGAAGGTGCCGCCGATCGAGCACCCCGGAGGCACGGAGGCGTTCCGCGAGGAGGCGGCCGCCGCCGGGCTCGACGTGTACGTCCACGCGCCCTACGTCATCAACGTCGCGTCGACGAACAACCGGATCCGCATCCCGAGCCGCAAGCTGCTGCAGCAGGTCATGGTCCGCGCGGAGGAGATCGGGGCCAAGGGCGTCATCGTCCACGGCGGGCACGTGACCGCGAAGGACGACCCGGCGGCCGGCTTCGACAACTGGCGCAAGGCGATCGACGCCCTCGAGAGCGATGTGCCCGTGCTCATCGAGAACACCGCGGGCGGCGACTTCTCGATGGCCCGCCGGCTCGAGCGCATCGAGCAGCTGTGGGCCGCGGTGATGCAGGCGAACGGCGCCGAGAACGTCGGCTTCACGCTCGACACGTGCCACGCCTGGGCGGGCGGCATCGACCTCGCGACGGCGGTCGACGAGATCCGCGGCATCACGGGCCGCATCGACCTCGTCCACGCCAACGACTCGCGCGACGCCGCCGGCTCGGGCGCGGACCGGCACACGCACTTCGGCCTCGGCATGATCCCCGAGGAGCTGCTCGTCGGCGTGATCGCCACGGCAGGCGCCCCGGTCATCTGCGAGACGCACGGCGACATGGGCCCCGACATCGCCTGGCTGCGCGAGCGGCTGGCCTGA
- a CDS encoding response regulator transcription factor encodes MSEPDAAAPLAVVVVDDDALVRAGLGLILGGSPDLEVVGEAPDGAAAVELVTRLRPDVVLMDIRMPRLDGLEATRRLVAVGVPSRVIVLTTFDTDDMVLEALRVGAAGFLLKDTPPDRLVAAVRAAAAGEPTLSPSVTSQLIAAVSQTSAPDGRRAAESRVAALTEREREVALAVARGLSNAEIAGELYMSVPTVKTHVSRILTKLDAANRVQAAIVVHDAGLV; translated from the coding sequence ATGAGCGAACCGGATGCCGCCGCGCCCCTCGCCGTGGTCGTGGTGGACGACGACGCGCTGGTCCGGGCCGGGCTCGGCCTGATCCTCGGCGGGTCGCCCGACCTCGAGGTCGTCGGCGAGGCGCCCGACGGCGCGGCCGCGGTCGAGCTCGTGACGCGCCTGCGGCCCGACGTCGTCCTCATGGACATCCGCATGCCGCGCCTCGACGGTCTCGAGGCGACGCGGCGGCTGGTCGCGGTCGGGGTGCCGTCGCGGGTCATCGTGCTGACGACCTTCGACACCGACGACATGGTGCTCGAGGCCCTGCGCGTCGGCGCCGCCGGGTTCCTGCTCAAGGACACGCCGCCCGACCGGCTCGTCGCTGCGGTGCGCGCGGCCGCCGCGGGCGAGCCTACGCTGTCGCCGAGCGTCACGTCGCAACTCATCGCCGCGGTCTCGCAGACGTCGGCGCCCGACGGCCGCCGCGCGGCCGAGTCGCGCGTCGCCGCGCTGACCGAGCGCGAGCGGGAGGTCGCGCTCGCCGTCGCGCGCGGGCTGTCCAACGCCGAGATCGCCGGCGAGCTCTACATGAGCGTGCCGACCGTGAAGACGCACGTCTCGCGCATCCTCACCAAGCTCGACGCCGCGAACCGGGTGCAGGCGGCGATCGTCGTGCACGACGCCGGGCTCGTCTGA
- a CDS encoding sensor histidine kinase: protein MPIPAPGRPAADRSRAARVWGEVWRVLVAAVFGMVMGAFVAYEADMGDRLISDELWALDFLVGLLGLGLLPLRRRAPLTVALLLSAATTVSIAVVGAAVIAVVSLATHRRWWSVGVVGVVFVLAGWVYGLLHPLVGDPGYWPLLDVVGGVVIYALLVWIGAYIGLRREHLASLRERAETAEREQASRVAQARANERARIAREMHDVLAHRMSLVAMHAGALAYRTDLPPDKVAETASIVQSNAHAALTELREVLGVLRETGGPVPDAPEGIVRAPERPQPTLADLRELVDDARASGTEVHVDVRARRLDELPDAVSRHAFRIVQEAMTNARKHAPWAPVTVVVDGEPGEGLSLAVRNPVRSVGPQLAPVGAPPPSGLGLVGLTERAELVGGRLAYGSAGGAFVVSAWLPWAP from the coding sequence ATGCCCATCCCAGCCCCTGGCCGACCGGCCGCCGACCGCTCGCGCGCCGCCCGCGTGTGGGGCGAGGTGTGGCGCGTCCTCGTCGCGGCGGTGTTCGGCATGGTCATGGGCGCGTTCGTCGCGTACGAGGCCGACATGGGTGACCGCCTGATCTCCGACGAGCTGTGGGCGCTGGACTTCCTCGTCGGCCTGCTCGGCCTCGGCCTGCTCCCGCTGCGGCGCAGGGCGCCGCTGACGGTCGCGCTCCTGCTCAGCGCGGCGACGACCGTGTCGATCGCGGTGGTCGGGGCCGCGGTCATCGCCGTCGTCTCGCTCGCGACGCACCGCCGGTGGTGGAGCGTGGGCGTCGTCGGGGTCGTGTTCGTCCTCGCCGGGTGGGTCTACGGCCTGCTGCACCCGCTCGTGGGCGACCCCGGCTACTGGCCGCTGCTCGACGTCGTGGGCGGCGTCGTCATCTATGCGCTGCTCGTGTGGATCGGCGCGTACATCGGGCTGCGCCGCGAGCACCTCGCCTCGCTGCGCGAGCGGGCCGAGACGGCCGAGCGCGAGCAGGCGAGCCGCGTCGCGCAGGCGCGGGCCAACGAGCGGGCGCGGATCGCGCGCGAGATGCACGACGTGCTCGCCCACCGCATGTCGCTCGTCGCGATGCACGCGGGCGCCCTCGCGTACCGGACCGACCTGCCGCCCGACAAGGTCGCCGAGACCGCGTCGATCGTGCAGTCGAACGCGCACGCGGCGCTGACCGAGCTGCGCGAGGTGCTCGGCGTCCTGCGCGAGACCGGCGGACCGGTGCCCGACGCCCCGGAGGGCATCGTCCGCGCGCCCGAGCGACCGCAGCCGACCCTGGCCGACCTCCGCGAGCTCGTCGACGACGCGCGCGCGAGCGGCACCGAGGTGCACGTCGACGTCCGCGCCCGGCGGCTCGACGAGCTGCCCGACGCCGTGAGCCGGCACGCGTTCCGCATCGTCCAGGAGGCGATGACCAACGCGCGCAAGCACGCCCCGTGGGCGCCCGTGACCGTCGTGGTCGACGGCGAGCCGGGGGAGGGGCTCTCGCTCGCGGTTCGCAACCCGGTGCGCAGCGTCGGGCCGCAGCTCGCGCCGGTCGGCGCGCCGCCGCCGTCGGGCCTCGGGCTGGTGGGCCTCACGGAGCGGGCCGAGCTCGTGGGCGGCCGCCTCGCGTACGGCTCCGCGGGCGGCGCGTTCGTGGTGTCGGCCTGGCTACCGTGGGCGCCATGA